A portion of the Punica granatum isolate Tunisia-2019 chromosome 7, ASM765513v2, whole genome shotgun sequence genome contains these proteins:
- the LOC116214044 gene encoding long chain acyl-CoA synthetase 1-like → MKILSVKVEDGSEGRDGRPSVGPIYRNLLSEHEFPPPDRDINTTWDIFRVSVDKHPQNKMLGWRKTNGKKLGPYTWKTYKEVYEEVRQVGSALRASGAEPGSKIGIYGANCPQWIVAMEACSGHSLVCVPLYDTLGAGAVNYIIDHAEINFVFIQDKKAKELLNHDCVSSQKLKSIVSFTSFTEEEKEKAARAGIKPYSWDEFLQMGKENPWDLAPPEPCSICTIMYTSGTSGDPKGVMLTHENLATFVSGMDLFMEQFEDKMTVDDVYLSFLPLAHILDRMIEEYFFHNGASVGYYHGNLDELRDDLMALKPTFLAGVPRVFDKIYEGIKKALEELNPVRRRVFDMLYNHKLGWMKSGYKQKEASPVADLLAFRKVKARLGGRLRLVVSGGAPLSPEVEEFLRVTCCAFFVTGYGLTETCGAATLGIPDEMCMLGAVGVVGVYNELRLEEVPEMGYNPLENPSRGEICLRGKTVFSGYYKDPELTSESIRDGWFHTGDIGEILPNGVIKIIDRKKNLIKLSQGEYVALEHLENVYGATPIVEDIWVYGDSFKSMLVAVVVPHEESTKAWASRNGYTGKFSELCSLEQLKSYVLSELKATAEKKKLRGFEGIKGVVIEKVPFDMERDMVTATLKKKRNKLLDYYKVEIDELYKSLAARR, encoded by the exons AGTTTCAGTTGATAAACATCCGCAGAACAAAATGCTGGGATGGCGTAAAACCAATGGCAAAAAG CTAGGACCGTACACATGGAAAACGTACAAGGAAGTATATGAGGAAGTTCGGCAAGTCGGTTCGGCTTTACGAGCATCTGGTGCCGAACCA GGTTCGAAGATCGGTATTTATGGGGCAAACTGTCCCCAGTGGATTGTGGCTATGGAG GCTTGCAGTGGCCATAGTTTGGTTTGTGTGCCGCTCTACGACACTCTTG GGGCCGGAGctgtaaattatattatagacCATGCAGagattaattttgttttcatccAAGATAAGAAGGCAAAAGAA CTACTCAATCACGACTGTGTATCTTCTCAAAAGCTAAAAT CAATTGTTAGCTTCACATCCTTCacagaggaggagaaggaaaaGGCAGCGCGAGCAGGGATTAAGCCTTACTCGTGGGATGAGTTTCTTCAAATG GGGAAAGAGAACCCGTGGGACCTTGCACCGCCCGAACCTTGCAGCATCTGCACAATCATGTACACGAGTGGGACCAGTGGAGACCCGAAAGGTGTCATGCTAACACACGAAAACCTCGCGACATTTGTGAGTGGAATGGACCTCTTCATGGAACAGTTTGAGGATAAG ATGACAGTCGATGATGTGTACTTGTCTTTCTTGCCCCTTGCTCATATCCTCGATAGGATGATTGAGGAATATTTCTTCCACAATGGTGCTTCTGTTGGATACTATCACGGG AATTTGGATGAATTAAGAGACGATCTGATGGCATTGAAGCCGACTTTTTTGGCCGGAGTGCCTCGGGTTTTTGACAAAATATATGAAG GTATCAAGAAAGCGCTAGAAGAACTAAATCCGGTCAGGAGGAGAGTTTTCGATATGCTTTATAACCA CAAACTTGGGTGGATGAAATCTGGGTATAAGCAAAAAGAAGCATCCCCAGTTGCAGATCTCTTGGCATTCAGGAAG GTAAAAGCACGACTTGGCGGCCGGCTTCGTCTTGTGGTTTCGGGAGGGGCACCCTTGAGCCCTGAGGTTGAGGAGTTCTTGAGAGTCACTTGCTGCGCTTTCTTTGTGACGGGCTATG GGTTGACGGAAACCTGCGGGGCTGCAACTCTCGGGATCCCTGACGAGATGTGCATGCTTGGAGCAGTCGGTGTCGTTGGAGTGTACAACGAGCTCCGCCTCGAGGAGGTTCCAGAGATGGGCTATAACCCGCTCGAGAACCCTTCAAGGGGTGAGATTTGTCTTAGGGGGAAGACGGTATTTAGCGGATATTACAAGGATCCTGAGCTCACCAGTGAGTCCATAAGAGATGGATGGTTCCATACAG GGGACATTGGGGAGATACTTCCTAATGGAGTCATTAAGATCATCGACCGGAAGAAAAATCTCATCAAACTCTCCCAGGGAGAGTATGTCGCGCTGGAGCACCTGGAAAATGTTTACGGGGCAACCCCGATTGTCGAAGAC ATCTGGGTCTACGGGGACAGCTTCAAGTCGATGCTGGTAGCAGTGGTGGTCCCCCACGAGGAGAGCACGAAAGCTTGGGCAAGCAGAAATGGCTACACTGGGAAGTTTTCCGAGCTCTGCTCTCTGGAGCAGCTGAAGAGCTACGTCCTTTCCGAGCTGAAGGCAACAGCCGAAAAGAAGAAG CTGAGGGGATTTGAGGGCATCAAAGGAGTCGTCATTGAGAAAGTCCCCTTTGACATGGAAAGGGACATGGTGACTGCAACactgaagaagaaaaggaacaaACTGCTGGACTATTACAAG GTGGAAATCGACGAGCTGTACAAAAGTTTAGCTGCACGAAGATGA
- the LOC116213734 gene encoding pentatricopeptide repeat-containing protein At4g02750-like: MAPPVPLSFSRQIGALSSIVLNSMIRKCLRDSNLKEALQLFDRNPASRDVVSWNLVMDGLIENHRLNQAQRLFDEMPHRDVASWNTILSGYHRARDQSRVYLLLRKMGRFGFFPNEYTISIVITAFLGSKFSSLVPQIHARVFHLGLGSSVFVASALMKGYANIRESTGLQRLFNELLMKDVSSWNTLISGCMEIGCIEDAERAFRTMPAKNSISWTSLLNGYIINGRIDKAQLVFETIQESERNVYLWTVMISGYVKDKKYEEALMFFISMVNSGAMPNHFTYSCTLSACALTSSLLLGQQVHVRVVKYGMPNSVVLLTSLVDMYAKCGDIVSASRVFQKMQNKNSVSWNSIIGGLARHGLGTRALEMFEQMIEEGTKPDQVSFVNVLYACGHVGLVREGEAYFKSMKVKYGIEAELKHYACMVDLYGKAGELDKAERLIKEMPIEPDVVVWGAFIGASAMHSTRKLSEFAVQGIERLKKDHPAVYSMFLKIHAEEGSWSEVTELKRMLGRKHVEKQKAGWTSYQKELSPAKKQYPMT; this comes from the exons ATGGCTCCTCCCGTCCCCCTATCCTTTTCCCGCCAAATCGGTGCCCTTTCATCGATCGTCCTCAACTCGATGATCAGAAAATGCCTTCGAGACAGCAACTTGAAGGAAGCCCTCCAGCTGTTCGATCGGAATCCCGCTTCCCGGGACGTTGTTTCGTGGAACTTGGTGATGGATGGGCTGATTGAGAACCACCGGTTGAATCAAGCACAGAGATTGTTCGACGAAATGCCCCACAGAGACGTTGCCTCGTGGAACACTATCTTATCGGGTTATCACCGGGCCCGTGATCAGTCCCGAGTATACCTTCTCCTCCGGAAAATGGGAAGGTTCGGCTTTTTCCCAAATGAGTACACGATATCGATAGTGATCACTGCTTTCTTGGGTTCCAAGTTCAGTTCTTTGGTCCCTCAAATTCATGCCCGTGTATTTCATTTGGGCCTCGGATCGAGCGTCTTTGTGGCTTCTGCTTTGATGAAGGGCTATGCTAATATTCGCGAGAGCACGGGTTTGCAGAGGTTGTTCAATGAACTTCTCATGAAAGATGTCTCCTCTTGGAACACTTTGATATCGGGCTGCATGGAGATCGGTTGTATAGAGGATGCTGAGAGAGCCTTCCGAACAATGCCTGCTAAGAACAGTATTTCTTGGACTAGTTTGCTCAACGGTTACATCATCAATGGACGTATTGATAAAGCCCAGTTGGTGTTTGAAACGATACAGGAAAGCGAGAGGAATGTCTACTTATGGACGGTGATGATTAGTGGGTACGTGAAGGACAAGAAGTACGAGGAAGCATTGATGTTCTTCATCTCGATGGTGAATAGCGGGGCGATGCCTAATCACTTCACGTACTCGTGTACTCTGAGCGCGTGCGCTCTCACGTCCTCTCTTCTTTTGGGCCAGCAGGTCCATGTGAGAGTCGTGAAGTACGGTATGCCCAACAGTGTGGTCCTATTGACCTCACTCGTAGACATGTATGCAAAGTGCGGGGACATTGTAAGTGCAAGTCGCGTCTTTCAGAAGATGCAGAACAAAAATAGTGTCTCATGGAACTCTATCATAGGAGGGCTTGCCAGGCATGGTTTGGGGACAAGAGCTCTGGAGATGTTCGAACAGATGATTGAGGAGGGGACCAAGCCCGATCAAGTAAGCTTCGTGAATGTCCTATACGCCTGTGGGCATGTTGGACTGGTGCGGGAAGGTGAGGCATACTTCAAGTCCATGAAGGTGAAGTATGGGATCGAGGCCGAACTGAAGCATTATGCCTGCATGGTGGATCTCTATGGTAAGGCAGGCGAGCTGGACAAAGCAGAGAGGTTGATTAAGGAGATGCCCATCGAGCCCGATGTGGTCGTGTGGGGGGCATTTATTGGGGCCAGTGCAATGCACTCGACTCGAAAGCTGAGTGAGTTCGCAGTTCAAGGGATCGAGAGGCTTAAGAAGGATCATCCTGCGGTATATTCGATGTTTCTGAAAATTCATGCAGAAGAGGGATCGTGGAGCGAGGTAACAGAGTTGAAGAGGATGTTAGGAAGGAAGCACGTTGAGAAGCAGAAGGCAG GTTGGACATCATACCAAAAGGAACTTTCACCTGCCAAGAAACAGTATCCTATGACTTAA
- the LOC116214043 gene encoding probable pre-mRNA-splicing factor ATP-dependent RNA helicase DEAH2 — protein sequence MGTERKRKVSLFDVVADPSVSGKISKTNGAMATGSSNGKNDGSSLVNRWNGRPYSARYYEILEKRKSLPVWQQKDEFLQTLKKNQTLILVGETGSGKTTQIPQFVLEAVDMETPDKRKKMMIACTQPRRVAAMSVSRRVAEEMDVTIGEEVGYSIRFEDCSSARTVLKYLTDGMLLREAMTDPLLERYKVIILDEAHERTLATDVLFGLLKEVLKNRPDLKLVVMSATLEAEKFQNYFYGAPLMKVPGRLHPVEVFYTSEPERDYLEAAIRTIVQIHMLEPPGDILVFLTGEEEIEDACRKINKEIGNMGNQVGPVKVVPLYSSLPPAMQQKIFEPAPPPSEEGGRPGRKIVVATNIAETSLTIDGIVYVIDPGFAKQKVYNPRVRVESLLVSPISKASAHQRAGRAGRTQPGKCFRLYTERSFSNDLVNQTYPEILRSNLANTVLTLKKLGIDDLVHFDFMDPPAPETLMRALEVLNYLGALDDDGNLTKMGEIMSEFPLDPQMSKMLVVSPEFNCSNEILSVSAMLSVPNCFVRPREAQKAADEAKARFGHIDGDHLTLLNVYHAYKQNSEDPTWCYENFINQRTMKAADNVRQQLVRIMARYNLKLCSTDFNSRDYYVNIRKALLAGYFMQVAHLEKTGHYLTVKDNQVVHLHPSTCLDHKPEWVIYNEYVLTSRNFIRTVTDVRGEWLVDVAPHYYDLENFPQCEAKRVLERLYKKREREKEDSKNRR from the exons ATGGGAacggagaggaagaggaaggtgAGCCTTTTCGATGTGGTGGCCGATCCCTCAGTCTCCGGCAAGATCAGCAAGACGAACGGCGCCATGGCCACCGGTAGCAGCAATGGGAAGAATGACGGGAGCAGCCTCGTCAACCGCTGGAACGGGAGGCCCTACTCGGCGAGGTATTATGAGATACTGGAGAAGAGGAAGTCGCTTCCCGTTTGGCAGCAGAAAGATGAGTTCTTGCAGACCCTGAAGAAGAACCAGACTCTTATCTTGGTCGGAGAGACGGGTAGTGGTAAAACCACTCAG ATACCTCAGTTTGTCCTTGAGGCCGTGGATATGGAAACCCCTGATAAGCggaaaaaaatgatgattGCCTGCACACAGCCTCGTAGAGTGGCTGCAATGTCCGTCTCGCGGCGTGTTGCGGAGGAGATGGATGTAACAATTGGAGAGGAAGTAGGTTATAGCATTCGTTTTGAGGACTGCAGTAGTGCAAGAACTGTTTTGAA GTACCTCACTGATGGTATGCTATTAAGGGAGGCCATGACGGATCCTCTGTTGGAACGTTACAAGGTCATAATCCTCGATGAAGCCCATGAGAGAACGTTAGCAACAGACGTTTTGTTTGGTCTTTTGAAAGAGGTCCTGAAGAATAGGCCCGATCTCAAGCTTGTCGTGATGAGTGCGACCCTTGAAGCTGaaaagtttcaaaattatttttatgggGCACCACTTATGAAAGTCCCTGGCAGGCTTCATCCAGTGGAAGTCTTCTATACTTCGGAACCTGAGCGGGACTACCTAGAGGCTGCTATTCGTACAATTGTGCAGATACACATGCTTGAACCCCCAGGGGATATACTTGTGTTTCTTACTGGTGAAGAAGAAATAGAAGATGCTTGCCGCAAGATCAATAAGGAGATTGGAAACATGGGGAATCAAGTGGGCCCCGTTAAGGTGGTGCCACTGTACTCGTCTCTTCCCCCGGCTATGCAGCAGAAGATTTTTGAACCTGCTCCGCCTCCCTCAGAAGAAGGTGGCCGTCCTGGGAGAAAGATTGTGGTGGCTACAAACATTGCGGAGACTTCTTTGACCATAGATGGAATAGTCTATGTTATTGACCCTGGGTTTGCTAAGCAGAAGGTTTACAATCCTCGTGTTCGTGTTGAATCACTTCTGGTGTCTCCAATATCGAAGGCGAGTGCACACCAGAGGGCAGGTCGTGCGGGTAGAACTCAACCAGGAAAATGTTTCAGACTTTATACTGAGAGAAGTTTCAGTAATGATCTAGTGAATCAGACTTATCCAGAAATTCTGAGGTCCAACCTTGCCAATACTGTCCTTACCTTGAAAAAGCTAGGCATTGATGATCTTGTTCATTTCGATTTTATGGACCCTCCAGCTCCTGAAACACTGATGCGAGCATTGGAAGTCTTGAATTACTTGGGAGCACTTGATGATGATGGGAACTTAACAAAAATGGGAGAAATCATGAGCGAGTTCCCATTAGATCCTCAGATGTCAAAGATGCTGGTGGTTAGTCCTGAGTTCAACTGTTCGAATGAAATCTTGTCCGTCTCTGCAATGTTATCAG TACCCAATTGCTTTGTAAGGCCTAGGGAAGCTCAAAAGGCTGCAGACGAAGCTAAAGCTAGGTTTGGCCACATTGATGGGGACCACCTGACCCTCCTGAATGTCTACCATGCCTACAAGCAGAACA GTGAGGATCCCACATGGTGCTACGAGAACTTCATCAATCAGAGGACAATGAAGGCTGCTGATAATGTGAGGCAACAGTTGGTCCGGATAATGGCCAGATACAACCTCAAGCTGTGTAGCACAGATTTCAACAGCAGGGATTACTATGTCAACATAAGGAAGGCACTTCTTGCAGGGTACTTCATGCAGGTTGCTCACCTTGAAAAGACAGGGCATTATCTGACCGTCAAGGACAATCAG GTTGTGCACTTGCATCCATCGACCTGTCTCGATCACAAGCCCGAGTGGGTCATTTACAACGAGTATGTCTTAACCAGCAGGAACTTTATCCGTACAGTCACCGACGTTCGTGGAGAATG GTTGGTTGATGTAGCACCCCATTATTATGACTTGGAAAACTTTCCCCAGTGCGAGGCTAAGAGGGTCCTTGAGAGGCTCTATAAGAAGCGGGAACGGGAAAAGGAGGATAGCAAGAACAGAAGGTGA